The proteins below are encoded in one region of Paenibacillus sp. YYML68:
- a CDS encoding UbiD family decarboxylase, producing the protein MRFHNLRAFIEALRQEKELQIISAPVDPNLELAEIHRRVIENEGPALLFTNVKGSSFPIVTNLFGTSRRVDLAFGPRPEQLMRQIVGAMNTLLPPTPKAIWEQKDLIFDMMKVGLKNVSRDSAPILQTLRADAPLEGIPVLTSWQEDGGPFVTLPLVYTEHPKTKHHNLGMYRMQVYDASTTGMHWQIHKGGGFHYHEAELANEPLPVTVFLGGPPALIASAIAPVPENLPELMLASLIIGQKLPVVDNPRGGHRLIAEAEFAISGKVPPHVRRPEGPFGDHFGYYSLVHDFPVFNVDHVWHRKDAIYPATIVGKPRQEDYYLGEYLQRLLSPAFPMAMPGVKELWAYAETGVHPLAAAIVRESYSREALSTAFRIFGEGQLTLTKFLIVTNQALDLSNFPQLLETVLERFDPQTDLFIFNNTSHDTLDYTGDRLNHGSKALLLGVGEPKRSLPAIYEGGNIPGIHSAVPYCRGCLVVSGASYAEDPELAPRLVRDAGEQLAEWPFVILADDTSIAAGQTAFLWTVFTRFNPAADMYADAQTARHHIGYRLPIVIDARMKPGYPDELFPREDIVQLVDSKWKQYFE; encoded by the coding sequence ATGAGATTCCATAATCTTCGCGCTTTCATCGAGGCGCTACGTCAAGAGAAAGAGCTTCAAATTATATCGGCACCGGTTGATCCGAATCTGGAGCTAGCTGAAATTCATCGTCGCGTCATCGAAAATGAAGGGCCTGCGCTGCTGTTCACAAACGTCAAGGGGTCATCCTTCCCGATCGTCACTAACCTGTTCGGGACGAGCCGCCGAGTTGATCTCGCCTTCGGTCCAAGGCCCGAGCAGCTGATGCGCCAAATCGTCGGGGCGATGAATACGCTGCTCCCGCCGACGCCGAAGGCGATCTGGGAGCAGAAGGATCTGATCTTCGACATGATGAAGGTCGGTCTCAAGAACGTCTCCCGTGATTCTGCGCCTATTCTGCAGACGCTCAGAGCTGACGCACCGCTTGAAGGCATTCCGGTGCTGACCTCTTGGCAGGAGGACGGCGGCCCGTTCGTTACGCTGCCGCTCGTCTATACGGAGCACCCGAAGACGAAGCACCACAATCTCGGGATGTATCGGATGCAGGTATATGACGCGAGCACGACGGGTATGCACTGGCAGATTCATAAGGGCGGCGGCTTCCATTATCACGAGGCCGAGCTCGCCAACGAGCCGCTGCCTGTTACCGTCTTCCTAGGCGGCCCGCCAGCGCTCATCGCCTCGGCGATTGCGCCGGTTCCTGAGAACTTGCCTGAGCTGATGCTCGCCTCGCTCATTATCGGGCAGAAGCTGCCTGTTGTCGACAATCCGCGCGGCGGACATCGACTGATCGCAGAGGCAGAGTTCGCCATCAGCGGTAAGGTGCCACCGCACGTGCGCCGTCCGGAAGGACCGTTCGGTGACCACTTCGGCTATTACTCGCTCGTTCACGACTTCCCGGTATTCAACGTCGATCACGTGTGGCACCGTAAGGATGCGATCTACCCGGCTACGATCGTCGGCAAGCCGCGTCAGGAGGATTACTACCTCGGCGAATATTTGCAGCGGCTGCTGTCCCCGGCGTTCCCGATGGCGATGCCTGGCGTCAAGGAGTTGTGGGCGTACGCCGAGACAGGTGTTCACCCTCTCGCAGCGGCTATAGTCCGCGAGAGCTACAGCCGTGAGGCGCTGTCGACAGCCTTCCGCATCTTCGGCGAAGGGCAGCTGACGCTGACGAAGTTCCTGATTGTAACGAATCAGGCGCTCGACCTGAGCAACTTCCCGCAGCTGCTCGAGACGGTGCTGGAGCGCTTCGATCCGCAGACCGATCTGTTCATCTTCAACAATACGTCTCACGATACGCTTGATTATACGGGCGACCGACTCAATCACGGCAGCAAGGCGCTCCTGCTCGGTGTCGGCGAGCCGAAGCGTTCGCTACCGGCTATATACGAGGGCGGCAACATACCGGGCATCCATAGCGCGGTTCCTTATTGCCGCGGCTGTCTCGTCGTCTCAGGCGCTTCCTATGCCGAAGATCCAGAGCTTGCTCCTCGTCTCGTGCGAGACGCAGGCGAGCAGCTGGCAGAATGGCCGTTCGTCATCCTTGCGGACGATACGTCGATCGCGGCGGGGCAGACCGCGTTCCTGTGGACCGTGTTCACGCGGTTCAACCCGGCTGCCGACATGTATGCGGACGCGCAGACGGCGCGTCATCATATCGGCTACCGATTGCCGATTGTCATCGATGCGCGAATGAAGCCGGGCTATCCCGACGAGCTGTTCCCGCGCGAGGATATTGTCCAGCTTGTCGACTCGAAGTGGAAGCAATATTTCGAGTAA
- a CDS encoding heme A synthase, which translates to MKLARYMKPLSLASMLGMFIIILMGALVTKTESGRGCGDDWPLCNGKFVPAYTIESFIEYSHRFVVGVVGLILLATTILVFLYSKRRDAKWYVAGAMFFTFLQAILGAMAVMWPQSSAVLALHFGFSLMSFAFTLLLYLVFTKFGEAMRISDGASLSRGVRWSIWGLLIYSYVVVYMGAFVRHTESVGGCVGWPLCNGEVIPELTGATGIVFMHRVGAALLGIAIVLVFLLVRAQTSPDSAIYKAVKLSMIVVGLQILSGGFVTLAIGHDIYLLASMTHALLISCLFGILCYAGIVAWHTEESHAQAYAAPRLP; encoded by the coding sequence ATGAAGCTGGCACGTTATATGAAGCCATTATCTTTAGCAAGCATGCTAGGCATGTTTATCATTATATTGATGGGAGCACTGGTCACGAAGACGGAGTCCGGCCGCGGGTGCGGTGACGATTGGCCGCTCTGTAACGGCAAGTTCGTCCCGGCGTATACGATCGAGTCGTTCATTGAGTACAGTCACCGGTTTGTTGTCGGAGTGGTGGGGTTAATATTGCTGGCTACGACAATCCTCGTCTTTCTGTACAGCAAGCGCAGGGATGCGAAGTGGTATGTAGCTGGAGCGATGTTCTTCACGTTCCTGCAGGCGATACTTGGCGCGATGGCGGTCATGTGGCCGCAGTCCTCCGCGGTGCTGGCGCTGCACTTCGGCTTCTCGCTCATGTCGTTCGCCTTCACGCTCTTGTTATACCTCGTATTCACCAAGTTCGGGGAAGCGATGAGGATTAGCGACGGAGCAAGCCTGTCACGAGGTGTTCGCTGGTCGATATGGGGGCTTCTCATCTATAGCTACGTCGTCGTCTACATGGGCGCATTCGTCCGCCATACGGAATCGGTCGGCGGCTGCGTCGGCTGGCCGCTCTGCAACGGGGAAGTAATACCGGAGCTGACCGGTGCAACGGGAATCGTCTTCATGCACCGCGTCGGGGCCGCACTGCTCGGTATTGCGATTGTGCTCGTGTTCTTGCTCGTACGCGCGCAGACAAGCCCGGACAGTGCCATCTACAAGGCTGTGAAGCTGTCGATGATCGTCGTCGGCCTGCAAATCTTGAGCGGCGGCTTCGTCACGCTGGCAATCGGCCATGACATTTACTTGCTCGCAAGCATGACGCATGCGCTGCTTATTTCATGCTTGTTCGGCATACTGTGCTACGCGGGTATTGTCGCGTGGCACACCGAGGAATCGCACGCCCAGGCTTACGCAGCTCCCCGACTTCCTTAG
- a CDS encoding thioredoxin family protein, with protein MEKVTNEQRYREAIGQVKPTVVVFKTTWCKDCHYIEPFMPELEKAYADRLTFMEIDRDDLPELCSELNILGIPSFIVFREGQELVRFVSKLRKTREEIEQFLDRALAVSEQLPR; from the coding sequence ATGGAGAAAGTAACGAACGAACAGCGCTACAGAGAGGCCATCGGTCAGGTGAAGCCAACGGTGGTCGTATTCAAGACGACCTGGTGCAAGGACTGTCATTATATCGAGCCGTTCATGCCTGAGCTGGAGAAGGCGTATGCAGATCGGCTGACGTTTATGGAGATTGATCGTGACGACCTGCCGGAGCTGTGCTCCGAGCTGAACATTCTCGGTATTCCGAGCTTCATTGTGTTCCGTGAAGGCCAGGAGCTCGTCCGCTTCGTCAGCAAGCTGCGCAAGACGAGAGAGGAGATCGAGCAGTTCCTCGATCGGGCGCTTGCTGTATCGGAGCAGCTGCCGCGATAA